The following coding sequences are from one Dreissena polymorpha isolate Duluth1 chromosome 8, UMN_Dpol_1.0, whole genome shotgun sequence window:
- the LOC127842526 gene encoding uncharacterized protein LOC127842526 has translation MIQTLSKDIEFEVSQLPKRRETALKVVSIQDLLTFDWGSQAEILQQKIPTLMSILKSSIGDNLNNRLPYVIVGASVILYGRCQQLNLLQYIIGLTLDRCGLNKEGLNILHDIGLSVSYTSVHNKRKSLVKQHEDNLNSVVRKYVSANISENENVIVSDCQSNMNIDGDIIHYERDSNVNIDRDNDVNTFSPKPFEIIGDNLDVCIAPTQMTMKKQRQSLHWFLTMVKQKRITYHDDLNKSSTVNQKQILDIPSSECIPSSEQIDLILNNFVFHISTTLIKYIKMLSPIKVSYPSYIDNPYTHITSKKSIVLNFDLIDVSENSSQGMIKILQNVHDLAVPHSSDTILQKVVFGGDVLTNEPAFAAQEVCRIVSRNLQV, from the exons ATGATACAAACACTATCCAAAGACATTGAATTTGAAGTTTCCCAACTGCCTAAGAGAAGAGAGACTGCTTTAAAAGTTGTCAGTATTCAAGATCTGCTAACATTCGATTGGGGATCTCAAGCTGAAATACTTCAGCAGAAAATACCGACTCTAATGTCGATATTAAAGTCAAGCATTGGAGACAACCTGAATAATCGCTTGCCATATGTCATCGTAGGTGCAAGCGTCATTCTGTATGGAAGATGTCAGCAGTTGAACCTGCTTCAGTACATCATTGGACTTACATTGGATAGATGTGGACTAAATAAAGAA GGTCTCAACATACTGCATGACATAGGATTGTCTGTGTCATACACCAGTGTCCACAACAAGAGGAAAAGTCTTGTCAAACAGCACGAAGACAATTTAAATTCTGTTGTCAGAAAGTATGTCAGTGCAAACATTTCTGAAAACGAAAATGTTATAGTGAGTGATTGTCAATCAAACATGAACATTGATGGAGACATTATTCATTATGAACGGGATTCAAATGTGAACATTGATAGAGACAATGATGTGAACACATTTAGTCCAAAACCTTTTgagataattggcgataatttggATGTCTGCATTGCTCCAACACAGATGACAATGAAAAAGCAAAGACAAAGTTTACATTGGTTTTTGACCATGGTCAAACAAAAAAGAATTACTTATCATGATGATTTAAACAAGTCTTCTACAGTGAACCAAAAACAGATATTAGATATTCCGTCATCTGAGTGTATTCCTTCAAGTGAACAAATTGATTTAATTCTAAATAACTTTGTTTTTCATATATCGACAACtttaataaaatacatcaaaATGTTATCTCCAATCAAAGTGTCATATCCAAGTTACATTGATAATCCGTACACACATATAACATCGAAAAAGTCAATtgttttgaactttgacctaatAGATGTCAGTGAAAATTCATCTCAAGGCATGATAAAAATATTGCAGAATGTCCACGACCTCGCCGTTCCTCATAGTTCAGATACCATATTGCAAAAAGTAGTTTTTGGAGGTGATGTACTGACGAATGAACCTGCTTTTGCAGCTCAAGAAGTATGCAGAATTGTCAGTCGAAATTTGCAAGTTTAG